A single region of the Schizosaccharomyces osmophilus chromosome 3, complete sequence genome encodes:
- the taf6 gene encoding SAGA complex/transcription factor TFIID complex histone H4-like subunit Taf6 — protein MSLTVWNVESIKDVAEMLGISSLGDEAASAIAMDLEYRIHQVIQEAMKFMVHSKRTVLSNADISSALRTLNVEPLYGFNTSRPVEFHEAAVGGGQNSLYYLDDEEIDFEKIINYPLPKVPRNISYTAHWLAIEGVQPAIPQNPTPSDHTTGEWAPKGPAAVTPGATAATKEASNGISSMENVEVKPLVRHVLSKELQLYFERITAALLDVSNSELRHAALSSLRDDPGLHQLLPYFIMFLSDSISHNLNNLVILTTLMQMAWALLDNPNLFVEPYVQQLMPSILTCLVAKRLGNDPHNHDHYALRDLAAYLLGIVCNRFGNVYYTLKPRVTRTVLKAFLDNTKPYTTHYGAIIGLKTMGKEAIRVLLVPNIKVYEILVIKSFEKGNDDDKYEANRCMDALYDSLLLLRDDQLSTDKTVPPNARGLLEKIVGNLMTEKIMEKGDKDLILALVDENNPA, from the exons ATGTCTTTGACAGTATGGAACGTAGAATCCATAAAAGATGTCGCTGAAATGCTTGGTATAAGCAGTCTGGGTGATGAGGCAGCATCTGCAATTGCAATGGATCTTGAATATCGAATCCACCAAGTCATACAG GAAGCAATGAAGTTTATGGTCCATTCAAAACGGACGGTGCTTTCAAATGCTGACATATCGTCTGCTCTGAGAACCTTAAACGTTGAACCACTTTACGGGTTTAATACATCTCGGCCTGTTGAATTTCATGAAGCCGCCGTAGGTGGTGGGCAAAACTCTCTTTATTATcttgatgatgaagaaattgatttcGAGAAAATTATCAACTATCCTTTACCAAAGGTACCCAGAAATATTTCTTATACTGCCCATTGGTTAGCCATTGAGGGTGTTCAACCTGCTATTCCACAAAACCCAACCCCCTCCGACCATACAACTGGAGAATGGGCTCCTAAGGGTCCAGCTGCAGTTACTCCCGGTGCTACTGCTGCTACAAAAGAGGCATCTAATGGTATTTCATCTATGGAGAATGTTGAAGTAAAACCGTTAGTCCGTCACGTGCTTTCGAAAGAGCTTCAACTTTATTTCGAGCGTATTACTGCTGCTTTGCTTGATGTATCAAATTCAGAACTTCGGCATGCCGCATTATCAAGCCTTCGAGATGATCCAGGCTTACATCAACTCTTGCCCTACTTTattatgtttctttctgaTTCCATTTCTCATAATCTAAATAATTTAGTTATTCTTACTACGCTCATGCAAATGGCTTGGGCGCTTCTTGACAATCCCAATTTATTTGTTGAGCCTTATGTTCAACAGCTAATGCCCTCTATCTTAACTTGTCTGGTTGCCAAACGTCTTGGGAATGATCCTCACAATCACGACCATTATGCTTTAAGAGACTTAGCTGCTTACCTCTTAGGAATTGTTTGTAATCGATTTGGCAATGTTTACTATACATTGAAACCGAGAGTTACTAGGACAGTGTTGAAGGCTTTCTTAGATAATACAAAGCCTTATACAACTCATTACGGAGCTATAATTGGTCTCAAAACAATGGGAAAAGAAGCTATTCGGGTGCTTCTTGTTCCTAATATTAAGGTCTATGAAATTTTGGTCATTAAGAGTTTTGAAAAGGGCAACGACGATGACAAATATGAAGCGAATCGTTGTATGGATGCTTTGTATGATTCATTATTGCTTTTAAGAGATGATCAACTCTCTACAGATAAAACCGTCCCCCCTAATGCTCGGggtcttttggaaaaaattgttgGTAACTTAATGACTGAAAaaattatggaaaaaggaGATAAAGATCTCATTTTAGCTTTAGTTGACGAAAACAATCCAGCTTAG